atttttccttactctaataaatgtgaaaataattgtgggccccatattaaacaccatgcgtatttgtagcaaacactaatataataaagttttaaatacggagaacaaactacaatgttatattaatcgtgttttgaacatagtatcccatattgacaaaatcaagcaatatatatatataaaaaaaaaaaagtgaatcccatattaaaaaaataaacaatgtcaaaaaaaaagtgcagactttgtattcttagcaaacactaatataataaagttttagatacggaaagacaaattacaatgttatatcaatcgtgttttgaacatagtgtgtgtgtatatatatatatatatatatatatatatatatatatatatatatatatatatatatatatatatataatacaaactaataatgtccaaaaggagtgggccccatactaaacgacaccaagcaatataaaagataaaaataaaaaaagaagaaactatataaagcatgggtttagacccgTGTTTCATCGTCCgttgtccctttaaaaaaaaaaaaagaaaaaaaaagtggactgaccacatccaaactcacgaaaaaaaagtggaccccatattaacagaatcaagcaatattaaaaaaaaaatgtgaatcccatattaataaaacaaacaatgttaaaaaacaaatgcttagaaaatcaaacaattaaatcaataataataGACTCtttagaataaggaaaaaattaatttctactttgtttcattttaaacatgtgaaattaatttaataatttgaattagaattatctaaatcaaaatttgataaaaaataataagtattttacaccgttaaattaatcgaattaaaattgaaagtatcaactgatattcaaaatattgctattgttttatctgaaagagaggaaaatagtttctttttaaacaagtcttctctttttaaaaggtattaataaattttcataagcaaacacgaataaaataaagttttagatacaggCACACATAATGTTAAATTAATCGtattttaaacatatatatatatatctaaacacaactatatatacatagatacactataatccgaagtgttgggcccgtgcgcagcacgggcataggccatctagtttactattatatatgagtttatatatgtatttttttccgACTATATAGAAACACGGGTTCACCATGGTTTCGTCGTCCaaggggcaaaatagtaatttcagtGTTACATTTTACCGATATTAGAAGAGCCAGTTCTACAGCATTCACTTCTTTCATCTCTTTTTTCTTCAGCTTTCCAAAACAGCTCTTGGACTTTTCAACGAACGCTTGCAACGctcctttttcaatatttgctcaaatcttcatcttcttttctttcctttttttttggggggggttcttttcatatttttaatttgatagTTGTTGCTAGCTTTGCTTCATCAAGGTAATTGCCTGagttattctttatttttatcaattaattatgattgtATTTGTAAATTGGAGATGTCAGTATGTAGTTAATAAGCAAAGAACCCTTGTGAGGTGTTTTGTATTGTCTACAAAGAAGACACGCAAGGCCTATTACCACAAGGATTCAGAACAAATGGCTGGTTTACGGAGATCGAGCTACTAATTCCTTTTCAAGAAAGAGCAAATAGACCCAGGTAATAATCCCTTTTTGAGGTTCAAAAATGGTTAatcttttccttcatttattttttctaaccATGCATCTActttaatcatgttttgaagttaaatttcggagttttctcttttttctgcTTTTTCATTGAGTTGTTCTCTGTTTTGCATGTTTTGAAGTTATTTTTATTCGGAGAAAGttaaatcaaaaataaaaataaaaatagggcatCTTCAACTTTTGGGTACTTTATCTGGGATTTTCTACATGCATGCCAATAAAGTTACCTCATTTGTTTGTGTCTGTTTTTTCCCTCACCATCAACCAATTTTACTTTCATCCTGCAGTATTCTTGAACTCGGTTTCTTTTTTACCCTCAAaattattactattgttttgTTTCTGGTGAGATTTCAACTAAACTGAATCGTTTCTCGCTATGGATATTGCCGAATATTTTGATCCATTTAGTTGGAATATAATGGTCGTGCAGTTTTTGTTTCACAGGCTTTTGAAAGTGGAATTTGTTCTGATAAAGGGACAATATTTCGACTGTAAGGTAATATTCTGAACTTTTTTGCTCTAATGttatatgtttattatttgtTACAATAAAAAATGATTGTAATTTATATTTCATGTTATGCGTTATAGATGTATGTACTTTGAgaataaagtaaatattaagAATACAAAATGTCGACTTTAACAAAGAACGCTTGAAAAGCAGATGTCTGACAATTAAAGGAAGATGGACGACGCCCAAATTGAGCAGACGGGGAACATCCATGTCTTTGTTCCAAAATAGTAGCAAAACCTTAGGTGATGTATCACATATAAAGAAATGAaacctgaaaaaaaaaaaagcagcaaCTTCTAGAACGACGTCGAGCACACTATGTTGTGAGATGGCATCATTTCTCTGATAGTTTACTCCTAATCATTTTCATCAGACTATTGAACCTCAAAGCATG
This portion of the Lycium ferocissimum isolate CSIRO_LF1 chromosome 1, AGI_CSIRO_Lferr_CH_V1, whole genome shotgun sequence genome encodes:
- the LOC132048720 gene encoding uncharacterized protein LOC132048720 — its product is MPIKLPHLFVSVFSLTINQFYFHPAVFLNSVSFLPSKLLLLFCFWLLKVEFVLIKGQYFDCKVYYDDGELSFTRLSDLVDPLGNQLAAKKEMDSLRRPVV